A window of the Labrus mixtus chromosome 8, fLabMix1.1, whole genome shotgun sequence genome harbors these coding sequences:
- the si:ch211-106k21.5 gene encoding leucine-rich repeat-containing protein 26 isoform X1, giving the protein MKHREMVSQWAPLLISMLLVRMGLVGGCVCPAATILSQFPFEVPADVCCLNFSGSTFSHVHWTVFTNDTNIQTLDLSSCNISSVNTTGMDTSSLQKVYLGHNKLKDLPREFLANQPHLTKLDLSGNLIRQLPEGFLQNSENLQKLYLQGNQLHHLPGSVLQKPSLQTLVLDGNPWDCSCLLLKGLEEGRKVNRTANFDDLVGNLTCVSPRHLADMTVLYVKLADVCRPAGLTALFIVLPLLILSALILCWCCGRKRKKKETPISNSKKRAYSSSSNGQKHHKKQQPVVTVQSKDGLCRNEGILKNQLLLRPASTLLGSTRDIYEEVVIKLGSVESLHKERSCCSSTEGKQGPQEPDGVSKTELDTVSVTEVMKDSADREKAYMTQSTEYYSLVPGIELEDSDHGEYENVSLS; this is encoded by the coding sequence agatGGTTAGCCAGTGGGCCCCCCTTCTGATTTCCATGTTGCTGGTGAGGATGGGACTTGtgggtggatgtgtgtgtccaGCAGCCACCATTTTGTCCCAGTTTCCCTTTGAGGTTCCCGCTGACGTCTGTTGCTTGAACTTCTCTGGCTCCACTTTCAGCCACGTGCACTGGACTGTGTTTACAAATgatacaaacatacagacactGGATCTCTCCTCCTGTAATATCAGTTCTGTTAATACTACTGGCATGGATACCTCATCTTTGCAGAAGGTATACTTAGGTCATAATAAACTAAAAGACTTACCGAGGGAGTTTCTTGCCAATCAGCCACACCTGACGAAGCTGGATCTGAGTGGGAACTTGATTCGGCAGCTTCCTGAAGGTTTTCTCCAGAACTCAGAGAATCTCCAGAAGCTGTATCtgcaaggaaaccagctccacCACCTCCCAGGCTCTGTGCTGCAGAAGCCCAGCCTGCAAACACTTGTTCTGGATGGGAACCCCTGGGACTGCTCCTGCCTGTTACTCAAAGGCCTGGAGGAAGGCAGGAAGGTTAACAGGACCGCTAACTTTGACGATCTGGTGGGGAACTTGACCTGCGTGTCTCCGAGACATCTTGCTGACATGACTGTGTTGTATGTAAAACTAGCCGACGTGTGTCGGCCGGCTGGTCTCACCGCGCTCTTCATCGTGCTCCCTCTTCTCATCCTCTCCGCTCTGATTCTTTGCTGGTgctgtgggaggaagaggaagaaaaaagagacaccTATAAGCAACTCCAAAAAGAGAGCTTACAGTTCAAGTAGCAATGGCCAAAAGCATCACAAAAAGCAACAACCTGTggttacagtgcagagtaaagATGGACTCTGCAGAAATGAGGGGATCCTGAAGAACCAGCTGCTGCTACGCCCGGCATCCACCCTCTTGGGAAGCACCAGGGACATTTACGAAGAGGTGGTGATTAAACTAGGCTCAGTGGAGTCTCTTCACAAAGAACGCTCATGTTGTTCCTCCACAGAGGGGAAGCAGGGTCCACAGGAGCCTGATGGGGTCAGTAAGACAGAGCTGGACACAGTCAGTGTGACGGAGGTGATGAAAGActcagcagacagagagaaggctTACATGACTCAGTCAACTGAATACTACAGCCTGGTGCCGGGCATTGAACTGGAGGACTCGGATCACGGGGAGTATGAGAACGTCAGTCTCTCGTGA
- the si:ch211-106k21.5 gene encoding leucine-rich repeat-containing protein 26 isoform X2, with protein MVSQWAPLLISMLLVRMGLVGGCVCPAATILSQFPFEVPADVCCLNFSGSTFSHVHWTVFTNDTNIQTLDLSSCNISSVNTTGMDTSSLQKVYLGHNKLKDLPREFLANQPHLTKLDLSGNLIRQLPEGFLQNSENLQKLYLQGNQLHHLPGSVLQKPSLQTLVLDGNPWDCSCLLLKGLEEGRKVNRTANFDDLVGNLTCVSPRHLADMTVLYVKLADVCRPAGLTALFIVLPLLILSALILCWCCGRKRKKKETPISNSKKRAYSSSSNGQKHHKKQQPVVTVQSKDGLCRNEGILKNQLLLRPASTLLGSTRDIYEEVVIKLGSVESLHKERSCCSSTEGKQGPQEPDGVSKTELDTVSVTEVMKDSADREKAYMTQSTEYYSLVPGIELEDSDHGEYENVSLS; from the coding sequence atGGTTAGCCAGTGGGCCCCCCTTCTGATTTCCATGTTGCTGGTGAGGATGGGACTTGtgggtggatgtgtgtgtccaGCAGCCACCATTTTGTCCCAGTTTCCCTTTGAGGTTCCCGCTGACGTCTGTTGCTTGAACTTCTCTGGCTCCACTTTCAGCCACGTGCACTGGACTGTGTTTACAAATgatacaaacatacagacactGGATCTCTCCTCCTGTAATATCAGTTCTGTTAATACTACTGGCATGGATACCTCATCTTTGCAGAAGGTATACTTAGGTCATAATAAACTAAAAGACTTACCGAGGGAGTTTCTTGCCAATCAGCCACACCTGACGAAGCTGGATCTGAGTGGGAACTTGATTCGGCAGCTTCCTGAAGGTTTTCTCCAGAACTCAGAGAATCTCCAGAAGCTGTATCtgcaaggaaaccagctccacCACCTCCCAGGCTCTGTGCTGCAGAAGCCCAGCCTGCAAACACTTGTTCTGGATGGGAACCCCTGGGACTGCTCCTGCCTGTTACTCAAAGGCCTGGAGGAAGGCAGGAAGGTTAACAGGACCGCTAACTTTGACGATCTGGTGGGGAACTTGACCTGCGTGTCTCCGAGACATCTTGCTGACATGACTGTGTTGTATGTAAAACTAGCCGACGTGTGTCGGCCGGCTGGTCTCACCGCGCTCTTCATCGTGCTCCCTCTTCTCATCCTCTCCGCTCTGATTCTTTGCTGGTgctgtgggaggaagaggaagaaaaaagagacaccTATAAGCAACTCCAAAAAGAGAGCTTACAGTTCAAGTAGCAATGGCCAAAAGCATCACAAAAAGCAACAACCTGTggttacagtgcagagtaaagATGGACTCTGCAGAAATGAGGGGATCCTGAAGAACCAGCTGCTGCTACGCCCGGCATCCACCCTCTTGGGAAGCACCAGGGACATTTACGAAGAGGTGGTGATTAAACTAGGCTCAGTGGAGTCTCTTCACAAAGAACGCTCATGTTGTTCCTCCACAGAGGGGAAGCAGGGTCCACAGGAGCCTGATGGGGTCAGTAAGACAGAGCTGGACACAGTCAGTGTGACGGAGGTGATGAAAGActcagcagacagagagaaggctTACATGACTCAGTCAACTGAATACTACAGCCTGGTGCCGGGCATTGAACTGGAGGACTCGGATCACGGGGAGTATGAGAACGTCAGTCTCTCGTGA